A genomic window from Desulfatibacillum aliphaticivorans DSM 15576 includes:
- a CDS encoding tetratricopeptide repeat protein, with product MSLYVDGVDAFEAGDYDQALSYLDKAIALDPQNTEFKYYKAVVLSKTGESDQALAIWNALVKQYPKEYRKALFDIAAVYTKKRQYENSLPVLEKAIHLNPKDARAYMEVAVVQRELEQYDLALSNLQMAKSLNPQFGPAVDLTTAAIYLEREEFDKAENLFKQVADQDSGTDIGVAAVKSLEAVEQTRRARKPWYVNGQFTWGYDDNVTLRPLDSELLQFQSDEEDAFQSLFVEAGYRIINRYEWRAGLSFAFNHQGYQDLAENNTMSYNPTAFLEYYKRKKYTFRFSYDYAYYYGGGQVRDLQDAQWYLLFDADDDKLQTHRLMTNFTLVEPYGLTSVVNFAWMQKDYCDSTPDAHVYQPGITQNWALPNIPVVLRVGYQLYWEDSENSTYSYYSHTGLGGLSAMLPWDLTADLQYTQVRTHFDESPQLPGAQVFWKGDRADTLHGFSVNLTKKLTDCWRIQANYYHGDSDSNVIRKDPWYIKGGKQYNKYWDPYEFRKNIFSLSVACNF from the coding sequence ATGAGCCTGTATGTGGACGGGGTTGACGCCTTTGAGGCGGGAGATTACGACCAGGCCCTGTCCTATTTGGATAAAGCCATTGCATTGGACCCTCAGAATACCGAATTTAAATACTACAAAGCCGTGGTTCTTTCCAAGACCGGAGAATCCGACCAGGCGTTGGCTATCTGGAATGCCTTGGTTAAACAATATCCAAAGGAATATCGCAAGGCGCTTTTTGATATTGCCGCAGTCTATACCAAAAAACGTCAATACGAAAATTCGTTGCCGGTCCTGGAAAAAGCCATTCATCTGAACCCGAAAGACGCTCGGGCTTATATGGAAGTGGCCGTGGTGCAACGGGAACTGGAGCAATACGATCTTGCTTTAAGCAACCTGCAAATGGCCAAATCCCTGAATCCCCAGTTCGGCCCGGCCGTCGATCTGACCACCGCCGCCATTTATCTGGAGCGGGAGGAGTTTGACAAGGCCGAGAATTTGTTCAAGCAGGTGGCTGACCAGGATTCGGGCACGGATATCGGCGTCGCGGCCGTCAAATCCCTGGAAGCGGTGGAGCAAACCCGCCGGGCCCGCAAGCCCTGGTACGTAAACGGGCAGTTCACGTGGGGATACGACGACAATGTCACCCTACGTCCTTTGGATTCCGAGCTGCTGCAATTTCAGTCGGACGAAGAAGACGCCTTTCAATCCCTGTTTGTGGAAGCCGGATACCGGATAATCAATCGCTATGAATGGCGTGCGGGGCTTAGCTTTGCTTTCAACCATCAGGGATATCAGGACCTCGCCGAAAACAACACCATGTCGTACAATCCTACGGCTTTTCTGGAATACTACAAAAGAAAGAAATACACCTTCCGCTTTTCCTATGACTACGCCTACTACTACGGGGGAGGCCAGGTCCGGGATCTGCAGGACGCGCAATGGTACCTGCTTTTCGACGCGGATGACGACAAGCTCCAGACCCACCGTCTCATGACCAACTTCACGCTGGTTGAGCCTTACGGCCTTACCAGCGTGGTCAATTTCGCCTGGATGCAAAAGGATTACTGCGATTCCACACCCGACGCTCACGTGTATCAGCCGGGAATCACGCAGAATTGGGCTCTGCCCAATATTCCCGTGGTCCTGAGGGTGGGGTATCAATTGTATTGGGAGGATTCGGAAAACTCCACCTATTCCTATTACAGCCACACCGGTCTGGGCGGTCTCTCCGCGATGCTGCCCTGGGATCTTACGGCGGACCTCCAATATACGCAAGTCCGGACCCATTTTGACGAAAGCCCCCAACTGCCCGGAGCGCAAGTGTTCTGGAAAGGGGACAGGGCTGACACCCTCCACGGATTCAGCGTCAACCTGACCAAAAAACTGACGGACTGCTGGCGGATTCAGGCCAACTACTATCACGGAGACAGCGACTCCAACGTAATCCGCAAGGACCCCTGGTACATCAAGGGGGGCAAGCAGTACAATAAGTACTGGGATCCCTATGAGTTCAGAAAGAACATATTCAGCCTGTCCGTGGCTTGCAATTTTTAA
- a CDS encoding FecR family protein, giving the protein MRMGRLFIVTLVMCGLFMAFGAGFAGAAEKPIGRITKLSGKAFVDHQGKSIPARIGRSLYQKDVIRTEGKASLRLTLNDNSIVSVDENSTLDLSEYQFEPEKKTRKALFNMVRGKIRVFANRLTGYRSKDFNVKTPTAICGVRGTIFIVEVVNNQLTIVQCYSGAVSVAELQNPDQYVTLTNQMRTDIVGGSLPTTPIAMTPEEIDALRDAGVDIIDSGEYGDGPGAQEGGDGSSAGASTTAPSTTLGTTTTTTTTTTTTTTTTTTTTAATSNPTSTTILQKLPGPPGLPG; this is encoded by the coding sequence ATGAGAATGGGAAGATTGTTTATCGTCACTTTGGTAATGTGCGGCCTTTTTATGGCCTTTGGCGCCGGGTTCGCCGGCGCTGCGGAAAAGCCCATAGGGAGGATTACTAAACTCTCCGGAAAGGCCTTTGTGGACCACCAGGGCAAAAGCATCCCCGCCCGCATAGGACGCAGCCTTTACCAGAAAGACGTCATCCGGACGGAGGGCAAGGCTTCTTTGCGCCTGACGCTTAACGACAACTCCATCGTGAGCGTGGACGAAAATTCCACCCTGGATCTGTCCGAATACCAGTTCGAGCCCGAGAAAAAAACCCGTAAAGCCTTATTTAACATGGTGCGGGGTAAGATCCGGGTCTTCGCCAACCGCCTGACCGGGTATAGATCCAAAGACTTTAACGTCAAGACCCCCACGGCTATCTGCGGGGTGCGCGGCACCATTTTTATTGTGGAAGTGGTGAATAACCAATTGACCATCGTCCAGTGCTACTCCGGCGCCGTGAGCGTGGCTGAGCTGCAAAATCCCGATCAGTACGTCACTCTTACCAATCAGATGAGGACGGATATTGTGGGCGGCTCCCTGCCCACCACGCCCATCGCCATGACCCCGGAGGAAATCGACGCCTTGCGGGATGCCGGCGTGGATATCATCGACAGCGGCGAGTACGGCGACGGACCCGGTGCGCAGGAAGGCGGAGATGGAAGCTCCGCCGGCGCCAGCACCACAGCGCCCTCAACGACTCTGGGGACAACAACGACGACAACGACAACGACGACCACAACAACGACGACAACGACCACTACGACCGCGGCGACTTCAAACCCCACGTCCACAACCATATTGCAAAAGTTGCCTGGACCTCCGGGGCTGCCCGGTTAA